GCGTGCCAGTAGTTGAAAGGCATTCAAGGCTTCTTCATCTGTTGCTGCAACATATTCAGCGCGGCCAATATCGTGCAGATACGCGTGCTGAGGACCCACTGCTGGGTAATCTAGCCCAGCTGAAACTGAATAGCTTTCTTCAATTTGGCCTTCTTTGTCTTGCATGATAAAGGTATAAGCACCATGCAAAATACCCTTAGTACCAGTAACGATAGTGGCACCGTGCTCTTTGGTGTGAACCCCTTTACCAGCAGGCTCTACACCCACTAAGCGTACGGATGGCTCATCAATAAAGTCTGCAAACATACCGATGGCGTTTGAACCACCACCCACGCACGCCACAACGGCATCAGGCAGACGGCCTTCTTTTTCCATAATTTGTGCGCGAGTTTCTTCGCCAATCATGCGGTGATATTCACGTACGATGGTAGGGAACGGGTGTGGACCTGCTGCTGTGCCCAACAAATAGTGCGCTGTTTCATAGTTGGCAGACCAGTCGCGCATCGCTTCGTTAACCGCATCTTTAAGCGTACCAGAACCAGCATTTACTGGTATAACTTCAGCGCCCATCAGCTTCATACGGAATACATTAGGTGCTTGACGTTCTACGTCTTTTGCACCCATATAAATACGTGCCTTTAGGCCCAAAAGCGCGCAAGCTAATGCTGTTGCAACACCGTGCTGACCCGCGCCTGTTTCTGCGATAACCTCAGTTTTACCCATGCGTTTAGTAAGCAGTGCCTGTCCCAATACTTGATTGGTTTTGTGTGCACCGCCGTGCAATAGGTCTTCACGTTTAAGGTACAACTTTACTTTCGGGTTGCTAACTAAGTTACGGGTTAGCGTCATCGACGTTGGACGACCCGCGTAGTCTTTTAGTAGCGAGAGAAACTCTTCGTTAAACGTGGGATCGTCTTTGGCATCCAAAAACGCTTTTTCCAGCTGATCAAGGGCGGGAATAAGCAATTCGGGCACGTACATGCCACCAAATTCGCCAAATTTTGTATCTAGTTGGTTCATTACGTTGTCCTGTTTCTTGAATTAATATTGGCGGCACACTGCAAATAGTGCGCTCAATTTGTCAGCCGATTTGATGCCAGGCGCATCTTCTACCCCTGAATTCACATCAATGATGCCGCAACCTGCGGCGATAGCGCCTTCTACGTTCTGCGGGTTTATGCCGCCCGCGAGAACGAGCTTATGTTTTTGCTCGGCGCCGTCTAACAATTGCCAGTTGAATGATTCCCCCGTGCCACCTTTGGCATCGCCTACTTGGCAATCCAGAAGCACTCGGCTAATTAATGGGTTATTTAAGTGTTTGTCCACTATTTCAGGTAGCGAGTTTGTTGTATCTGCTTTCACGCCTTGTGCAACCCAAATCTCGCACCCCTCAGGCAGCTTTTCTGAAAGTGTGGCCACATAATGTTCATCTTCACTACCGTGTAATTGCACGGCAAATAAACTAAGCGATGCCGCCAGTGACGCAACTTGGTCTACGTCACTATTCACAAATACACCGACAAAAGCGCCGTTAACTTGTTGAGTAATAGTTTGCGCCATATCCTGAGTGATATAGCGAGGCGATTTATCAGCAAAGATCAGACCGCCAAAACTGGCGCCTTGGTCAAATGCCATCTGCGCTTGCTCTGGGGTGGTTAACCCGCATACTTTTACTGCACCATTGACCAAGGTTTTAACCGCACGAGGCAGATCGTCTTGTGCCATTAGTGCACTGCCTACCAAGAACCCATCCGATACGGCAGCTAGTCGCAACACGTCATCATGGGTATAAATGCCAGATTCGGAAATGACTACAAAGTCGTGGGTCGCAGCCTCTAGCATGGGCACTAGGCGTTCTGTGGTAGCAAGGTCGGTAGATAAGTCGCGCAGGTTACGGTTGTTGATACCGATAATGCTTGCTTCTAACGCTATAGCG
The DNA window shown above is from Alteromonas sp. KC3 and carries:
- the trpB gene encoding tryptophan synthase subunit beta: MNQLDTKFGEFGGMYVPELLIPALDQLEKAFLDAKDDPTFNEEFLSLLKDYAGRPTSMTLTRNLVSNPKVKLYLKREDLLHGGAHKTNQVLGQALLTKRMGKTEVIAETGAGQHGVATALACALLGLKARIYMGAKDVERQAPNVFRMKLMGAEVIPVNAGSGTLKDAVNEAMRDWSANYETAHYLLGTAAGPHPFPTIVREYHRMIGEETRAQIMEKEGRLPDAVVACVGGGSNAIGMFADFIDEPSVRLVGVEPAGKGVHTKEHGATIVTGTKGILHGAYTFIMQDKEGQIEESYSVSAGLDYPAVGPQHAYLHDIGRAEYVAATDEEALNAFQLLARKEGIIPALESSHALAHALNMADEAEEETIIVVNLSGRGDKDLAHVINILGDDL
- the trpCF gene encoding bifunctional indole-3-glycerol-phosphate synthase TrpC/phosphoribosylanthranilate isomerase TrpF, whose protein sequence is MANVLEKIVADKREEIAARKTALPLESFKDALVPSQKSLFAALSEPNAGFIFECKKASPSKGLIRDNFDLDEILAAYTPYAAGISVLTDEKYFQGKFEYLAYVTERVAQPVLNKDFFVETYQVYLARHYNADAVLLMLSVLSDDEYRELAAVADSLHLDILTEVSNEEEMLRAIALEASIIGINNRNLRDLSTDLATTERLVPMLEAATHDFVVISESGIYTHDDVLRLAAVSDGFLVGSALMAQDDLPRAVKTLVNGAVKVCGLTTPEQAQMAFDQGASFGGLIFADKSPRYITQDMAQTITQQVNGAFVGVFVNSDVDQVASLAASLSLFAVQLHGSEDEHYVATLSEKLPEGCEIWVAQGVKADTTNSLPEIVDKHLNNPLISRVLLDCQVGDAKGGTGESFNWQLLDGAEQKHKLVLAGGINPQNVEGAIAAGCGIIDVNSGVEDAPGIKSADKLSALFAVCRQY